In the genome of Fusobacterium necrogenes, one region contains:
- a CDS encoding patatin-like phospholipase family protein, with the protein MKKTTSIYFLLLLLFFISIESFGKSMNITSKEDVEIKKLQEQIKVLENRIIQLEEIKKNKLTKNKKDLKIGLALSGGGAKGLAHIGVLKVLEELGIRPDYISGTSMGAVIAALYSTGYSLEEIEAILTKSDWDSFINGTFLDHKIPLEKKVINKKYALSVRYDNKFNFSLPKGFGNNQLLYFELKKLLSSVGDIKNFDNLPIPLRIITTDLNTGDAVAMSSGDLAKVVTASVAIPTVFDPVEIDGRLYVDGLVSRNFPVIDVINMGADIVIGSDVGNEVKDKKDYNIISVLNQLVAIQSASSTNEQKELTSILISPDVLMYSATDLDKGNLFIKKGEEAARKQIEYLKDLGNTSVVEKKVFERPDTLIIRNIKYKNEISEKNKLIVNSTLDKILNREITLDELESYMLKVYGNDIISRIYYELEGDTLVVDVNITPNNSFGVGVNYLTGYGTTFDVGTTLTNFGKIGNNTLVDLQIGDYLGINLKNFAYYGYSNKIGIFANIGYNENPFFIYDGNEKISDSLIKSVDFEAGILTQYNNQLTASYGLKTSYNELEQKTGSFNSEDIEYSKNYNGAFARAIFDTLDSNEFPSSGVKLNFEYSWEGSFDKSGSNFYGPLYTFDGYLPLGKKFVFNYGLYGGVISGDEVTSIDKFIRLGGTKNNLQNRDFAFYGYNYQRKLVDEFLIGKLAIIYKLDSNLYLSTRWNIGTYSDLLSENYSNGRKIWKDYSQGFGIALTYDSILGPLEFSVSRANEKGDILSQISIGYIFE; encoded by the coding sequence ATGAAAAAAACTACTTCTATATACTTTTTACTTTTATTGCTCTTTTTCATATCAATAGAGAGCTTTGGTAAGAGTATGAATATAACCTCAAAAGAGGATGTTGAAATAAAAAAACTTCAAGAGCAGATAAAGGTTCTAGAGAATAGAATTATACAACTAGAAGAGATTAAGAAAAATAAACTTACTAAAAATAAAAAGGATTTGAAAATAGGACTTGCTCTCAGTGGAGGTGGAGCTAAGGGGCTTGCTCATATAGGAGTTTTAAAAGTTTTAGAGGAGTTAGGAATAAGGCCTGATTACATTTCAGGAACAAGTATGGGGGCTGTAATTGCTGCTCTTTATTCTACTGGATATTCACTTGAGGAGATTGAAGCTATTTTAACTAAAAGTGATTGGGATAGTTTTATTAACGGAACGTTTCTAGACCATAAAATTCCACTTGAAAAGAAGGTTATCAATAAAAAATATGCCTTATCTGTTAGGTATGATAATAAATTTAACTTTTCACTACCTAAGGGATTTGGAAATAATCAGTTACTTTATTTTGAATTAAAGAAGCTTCTAAGTAGTGTTGGAGATATTAAAAATTTTGATAACTTACCTATTCCTCTTAGAATAATTACTACTGATTTAAATACTGGAGATGCGGTAGCTATGAGTAGTGGGGATTTAGCAAAAGTGGTTACTGCTAGTGTAGCTATTCCAACTGTATTTGATCCCGTAGAGATAGATGGACGGCTTTATGTGGATGGTCTTGTTTCAAGAAATTTCCCAGTTATTGATGTAATTAATATGGGAGCTGATATAGTTATTGGAAGCGATGTAGGAAATGAGGTAAAGGATAAGAAAGATTATAATATAATAAGCGTGCTAAATCAGCTTGTAGCTATACAGAGTGCATCTTCTACTAATGAACAAAAAGAGTTGACTTCGATTTTGATATCCCCAGATGTTTTGATGTACTCAGCAACGGATTTAGATAAAGGGAATTTATTTATTAAAAAAGGTGAGGAAGCTGCTAGAAAGCAGATTGAATATTTGAAAGATTTAGGTAATACTAGTGTTGTTGAAAAAAAGGTTTTTGAAAGACCTGATACATTGATAATAAGAAATATCAAGTATAAAAATGAAATATCTGAAAAAAATAAATTAATTGTAAATAGCACACTTGATAAGATTTTAAATAGAGAAATAACTTTAGATGAGTTAGAGAGTTATATGTTAAAAGTTTATGGAAATGATATTATAAGTCGTATTTACTATGAGCTAGAAGGAGATACTTTAGTAGTAGATGTGAACATAACTCCTAATAATTCTTTTGGTGTAGGTGTAAATTATCTTACAGGTTATGGCACTACATTTGATGTTGGAACTACTCTTACAAATTTTGGTAAGATAGGAAATAACACTCTTGTTGATTTACAAATAGGAGATTATCTAGGAATTAATTTAAAAAATTTTGCATACTATGGTTATTCAAATAAAATAGGAATTTTTGCAAATATAGGATATAATGAAAATCCATTTTTTATATATGATGGAAATGAAAAAATCTCTGACTCATTAATTAAAAGCGTAGATTTTGAAGCAGGAATACTTACTCAGTATAATAATCAATTAACGGCCTCTTATGGGCTTAAAACTTCTTATAATGAGCTTGAACAGAAGACAGGTTCTTTTAATTCTGAAGATATTGAGTATTCTAAAAATTATAACGGAGCTTTTGCTAGAGCTATATTTGATACACTTGATTCTAATGAATTTCCTAGCTCTGGAGTTAAGTTAAACTTTGAATATAGCTGGGAGGGAAGTTTTGATAAATCAGGATCAAATTTCTATGGGCCATTGTATACATTTGATGGATATCTTCCTTTAGGAAAGAAATTTGTTTTTAACTATGGACTTTATGGAGGGGTCATATCTGGAGATGAGGTTACATCAATAGATAAGTTCATAAGACTTGGTGGAACTAAAAATAATTTACAAAATAGAGATTTTGCTTTTTATGGTTATAACTATCAAAGAAAACTTGTAGACGAGTTTTTAATAGGAAAGCTTGCAATAATTTATAAATTAGACTCTAATCTTTATTTAAGTACGCGTTGGAATATTGGGACATATAGTGATTTGCTTTCTGAAAATTATTCTAATGGAAGAAAAATTTGGAAGGATTATTCGCAAGGATTTGGAATTGCTCTTACATATGATAGTATTTTAGGTCCACTTGAATTTTCAGTTTCACGAGCTAATGAAAAAGGAGATATTTTATCGCAAATAAGTATTGGATATATTTTTGAGTAG
- the pnp gene encoding polyribonucleotide nucleotidyltransferase yields MFDERKVQMELAGRTLTFSTGKIARQSCGAVMVQYGDTVLLSTVNRSKEPRKENDFFPLTVDYIEKFYAAGKFPGGFNKREGKPSTNATLTARLIDRPIRPMFPDGFNYDVHIVNTVFSFDEKNTPDYLGIIGSSMALMLSDLPFLGPVAGVVIGYKDGEFILNPTPEELETSELELSVAGTREAINMVEAGANELDEETMLKAIMFAHENIKKICDFQEAFAKEIGKEKIEFVKPEVMPLVKNFIDERGMERLQAAVLTLGKKNREEAVDSLEEELLETFKVENYGEGEEVEIPEDVLIEFKGYYHDLMKKLVRDAILYHKHRVDGRKTTEIRPLFAEVNCLPIPHGSAMFTRGETQAVVVTTLGTKEDEQLVDDLEKEYYKKFYLHYNFPPYSVGETGRMGSPGRRELGHGSLAERALKYVIPSEEEFPYTIRVVSEITESNGSSSQASICGGSLSLMAAGVPIKEHVAGIAMGLIKEGDEFTVLTDIMGLEDHLGDMDFKVAGTKNGITALQMDIKITGITEEIMRIALKQALDARNEILELMNNTIPTPTPIKSNVPRIYQMNISTDKIAVLIGPGGKNIKGIIDQTGATIDIDDDGKVSIFCKDEVALNETIRLVNSFVKDIEVGEVYSGKVVSIQKFGAFMEILPGKEGLLHISEISQERVEKVEDVLKVGDIFDVKVISTDNGKISLSKKRV; encoded by the coding sequence ATGTTTGACGAAAGAAAAGTTCAAATGGAATTAGCTGGTAGAACACTTACATTTTCTACTGGAAAAATAGCAAGACAGTCATGTGGAGCTGTAATGGTTCAATATGGAGATACTGTTTTACTAAGTACAGTAAATAGAAGTAAGGAGCCAAGAAAGGAAAATGATTTTTTCCCACTTACAGTTGACTATATAGAAAAATTTTACGCAGCAGGAAAATTTCCTGGAGGATTTAATAAAAGAGAGGGAAAACCATCGACCAATGCAACACTTACAGCAAGACTTATAGATAGACCTATAAGACCAATGTTTCCAGATGGATTTAACTACGATGTACATATAGTAAATACTGTGTTTTCTTTTGATGAGAAAAATACACCAGATTATTTAGGAATAATTGGTTCATCAATGGCTTTAATGTTATCAGACTTACCATTTTTAGGCCCAGTAGCTGGAGTTGTAATAGGATATAAAGATGGAGAGTTTATATTAAACCCTACTCCAGAAGAGCTAGAAACAAGTGAATTAGAACTTTCTGTTGCTGGAACAAGAGAAGCTATCAACATGGTTGAGGCTGGAGCTAATGAATTAGATGAGGAAACTATGCTTAAAGCTATAATGTTTGCTCATGAAAATATCAAAAAGATTTGTGATTTCCAAGAAGCTTTTGCTAAAGAAATTGGAAAAGAGAAAATAGAGTTTGTAAAACCAGAGGTTATGCCACTAGTTAAAAACTTTATAGATGAAAGAGGAATGGAAAGACTTCAAGCTGCTGTACTTACATTAGGTAAGAAAAATAGAGAGGAAGCAGTAGATTCATTAGAAGAAGAGTTATTAGAAACTTTCAAAGTAGAGAACTATGGAGAGGGAGAGGAAGTAGAGATTCCTGAAGATGTCTTAATAGAATTCAAAGGATACTATCATGATTTAATGAAAAAATTAGTAAGAGATGCTATCCTTTACCACAAACATAGAGTAGACGGAAGAAAAACTACTGAAATTAGACCTCTATTTGCAGAGGTAAACTGCTTACCAATACCTCATGGTTCAGCTATGTTTACAAGAGGAGAGACTCAAGCTGTTGTAGTAACTACTTTAGGAACAAAAGAGGATGAACAATTAGTTGACGATTTAGAAAAAGAGTATTATAAAAAATTCTATTTACACTATAACTTCCCACCATATTCAGTTGGAGAAACTGGAAGAATGGGAAGTCCAGGAAGAAGAGAGTTAGGACATGGTTCATTAGCTGAAAGAGCATTAAAATATGTAATACCATCTGAAGAGGAGTTCCCATATACAATAAGAGTTGTATCAGAGATTACAGAATCTAATGGTTCATCATCTCAAGCATCTATATGTGGTGGTTCTCTATCACTTATGGCAGCAGGAGTACCTATAAAAGAGCATGTAGCAGGAATAGCAATGGGACTTATTAAAGAGGGAGATGAGTTCACTGTATTAACAGATATTATGGGCCTTGAAGATCATTTAGGAGATATGGACTTTAAAGTAGCAGGAACTAAAAATGGAATTACTGCACTTCAAATGGATATAAAAATTACTGGAATTACAGAAGAGATAATGAGAATAGCATTAAAACAAGCCTTGGATGCTAGAAATGAAATCTTAGAGTTAATGAATAATACTATTCCCACACCAACACCTATCAAATCAAATGTTCCAAGAATTTATCAAATGAATATATCTACTGATAAAATAGCTGTATTAATAGGGCCTGGCGGAAAAAATATTAAGGGAATAATAGATCAGACAGGAGCTACTATAGATATAGATGATGATGGAAAGGTTTCTATCTTCTGCAAAGACGAGGTAGCTTTAAATGAAACTATAAGACTTGTTAACTCGTTTGTAAAAGATATAGAAGTAGGAGAAGTTTACTCTGGTAAAGTTGTAAGTATTCAAAAATTTGGAGCATTTATGGAAATATTACCAGGTAAAGAGGGACTTTTACATATTTCTGAAATCTCTCAAGAGAGAGTAGAGAAGGTAGAAGATGTATTAAAAGTAGGAGATATATTCGATGTAAAAGTTATCTCTACTGATAATGGAAAAATTAGTTTAAGTAAAAAAAGAGTATAA
- the rimO gene encoding 30S ribosomal protein S12 methylthiotransferase RimO, with protein MKLALISLGCSKNLVDSEHYLGILSKRKGMELTSEISEADIVIVNTCGFIGDAKEESIETILEISEFKETGNLKKLVVAGCLAQKYSEEILKELPEVDAVIGTGDIDKIEKVVDEILENKKVVETRSMTFLANANTDRLLTTASHTAYLKISEGCNKACTYCIIPQMRGKLRSRTIEDIVKEAKKLVDSGVREINLLAQETTEYGIDLYGDKKLASLMKELCKIEGLKWLRTYYMHPEYVTDELIEVMKSEEKICKYFDVPIQHVSDNILRNMARAKSGKQVKDVLTRIRKAIPEATIRTTLIVGFPGETEENFQELMDYVKEFKFDYVGVFKYSREEDTVAYNLPNQIPEEVKEKRYSELVNLQSEIAERKNKRLLGQEIEVMIDGISSESEYLLEGRTRGQALEIDGKVLTTDGTAKPGEIVKVKFEQNFEYDFVGPIVENEK; from the coding sequence ATGAAATTAGCTTTAATTAGCTTAGGTTGTAGTAAAAATTTAGTAGATAGTGAACACTATTTAGGAATTTTATCAAAAAGAAAAGGAATGGAACTTACAAGTGAAATATCAGAAGCTGATATAGTAATAGTAAATACTTGTGGATTTATTGGAGATGCTAAAGAGGAATCAATAGAGACTATCTTAGAAATTAGTGAATTTAAAGAGACAGGAAATTTAAAAAAATTAGTTGTTGCAGGATGTTTAGCACAAAAATATTCAGAAGAAATTTTAAAAGAACTTCCAGAAGTAGACGCAGTAATTGGAACCGGAGATATAGATAAAATAGAAAAAGTAGTAGACGAAATTTTAGAAAATAAGAAAGTTGTTGAAACAAGAAGTATGACATTTTTGGCAAATGCTAATACAGATAGACTTCTAACAACAGCCTCACATACTGCTTATTTAAAAATCTCAGAAGGATGTAATAAAGCTTGTACTTATTGTATAATCCCACAAATGAGAGGAAAACTAAGGAGTAGAACAATAGAAGATATTGTAAAAGAAGCTAAAAAACTAGTAGATTCAGGGGTAAGAGAGATAAACCTATTAGCACAAGAAACAACAGAGTATGGAATAGATTTATATGGAGATAAAAAACTAGCTTCTCTAATGAAAGAGCTATGTAAGATAGAGGGACTAAAATGGCTTAGAACTTATTATATGCATCCAGAATATGTAACAGATGAACTTATAGAGGTTATGAAATCAGAAGAAAAAATTTGTAAATATTTTGATGTACCTATTCAACATGTTTCTGATAATATTTTGAGAAATATGGCAAGAGCAAAAAGTGGAAAACAGGTAAAAGATGTTTTAACTAGAATAAGAAAAGCTATTCCAGAAGCTACCATAAGAACAACTCTTATAGTTGGATTCCCAGGAGAAACTGAAGAAAATTTTCAAGAGTTAATGGACTATGTAAAAGAATTTAAATTTGATTATGTAGGGGTATTCAAGTATTCGAGAGAAGAGGATACAGTGGCTTATAACTTACCAAATCAAATTCCTGAGGAGGTAAAGGAAAAAAGATATTCAGAACTTGTAAATTTACAAAGTGAAATAGCTGAGAGAAAAAATAAAAGACTTCTAGGGCAAGAGATAGAAGTAATGATAGATGGAATATCTAGTGAAAGCGAATATTTACTAGAAGGAAGAACAAGAGGACAGGCTCTAGAAATAGATGGAAAAGTTCTCACAACAGATGGAACAGCAAAACCTGGTGAAATAGTAAAGGTAAAATTTGAACAAAATTTTGAATATGACTTTGTTGGTCCAATAGTAGAGAATGAAAAATAG
- the pgsA gene encoding CDP-diacylglycerol--glycerol-3-phosphate 3-phosphatidyltransferase, with translation MNLPNKLTFLRLILAVPFIYFLQFSDIGGFTYRIIAFMIFVIASLTDFFDGYLARKHNLITDFGKIMDPLADKVLVISALVIFVDLGYIPSWMSIVVIAREFLISGIRMLAAAKGEVIPAGKLGKYKTTSQMIVILIMMLFGRNIYNFYMMLIPVVLTLWSGWEYTSKAKHYFLNSK, from the coding sequence ATGAATTTGCCTAATAAATTAACATTTTTAAGACTTATACTTGCCGTACCCTTTATATATTTTCTTCAATTTTCGGATATTGGAGGATTCACATATAGAATAATAGCCTTCATGATATTTGTGATTGCCTCACTCACAGATTTTTTCGATGGGTATTTAGCAAGAAAACATAATTTAATTACAGACTTTGGAAAAATAATGGATCCTTTAGCTGATAAAGTCCTTGTAATTTCAGCTTTAGTTATTTTTGTAGATCTAGGTTATATTCCTTCTTGGATGTCTATTGTTGTAATAGCTAGAGAATTTTTAATAAGTGGTATAAGAATGCTAGCTGCTGCTAAAGGTGAAGTTATTCCAGCTGGAAAATTGGGAAAATATAAAACAACTAGTCAAATGATTGTCATTCTTATAATGATGTTATTTGGAAGAAATATTTACAATTTTTATATGATGTTAATCCCAGTAGTTCTAACTCTTTGGTCAGGTTGGGAGTACACATCTAAGGCAAAGCATTATTTTTTAAATTCAAAGTAG
- a CDS encoding YggT family protein, giving the protein MILIARIVDLLITVINTLILIRVILSWLAPMSRNGFTDLVYNTTEPILRPFRVLIPMGNMRMDISPIIAYFFFIILRKLIFMLIF; this is encoded by the coding sequence ATGATTTTAATAGCAAGAATAGTAGACTTATTAATTACAGTTATAAATACTCTTATACTCATAAGAGTTATACTATCTTGGCTAGCACCTATGTCAAGAAATGGATTTACAGATTTGGTATATAATACAACAGAGCCAATATTAAGACCTTTTAGAGTGCTTATACCTATGGGAAATATGAGAATGGATATTTCTCCAATTATAGCATATTTCTTTTTTATAATTTTAAGAAAATTAATTTTTATGCTGATATTTTAA
- the rsmH gene encoding 16S rRNA (cytosine(1402)-N(4))-methyltransferase RsmH, whose translation MEDIVSEYHIPVLYRECIDNLVIDKNGVYLDCTLGGGGHSEGILKELSEKGHLISIDQDQQAIDFAKKRLEKYRKKWQVFKNNFENLDMVLYMAGYDKVDGILMDIGVSSTQLDDPERGFSYRYDTRLDMRMNRSNPLSAYEVVNEYPEEKLAKIIFEYGEERNARKIARFICESRIGKKIETTGELVTIIKRAYLERAQKHPAKKTFQAIRIEVNRELEVLEKAIDKAVDSLKIGGRLGIITFHSLEDRLVKKKFKDLATSCKCPPGLPICVCGWKAKIKLITKKPIVPAGKEIEFNNRAHSSKLRVVERIG comes from the coding sequence ATGGAAGATATCGTGAGCGAATATCATATACCTGTCTTATATAGAGAGTGTATAGATAATTTAGTAATAGATAAAAATGGCGTATATTTAGATTGTACCCTCGGTGGTGGTGGACATTCGGAAGGGATACTGAAAGAACTTTCTGAGAAAGGGCATCTTATCTCTATAGACCAAGATCAACAAGCTATAGACTTTGCAAAAAAACGATTAGAAAAATATAGAAAGAAATGGCAAGTTTTTAAAAATAATTTTGAGAACCTAGATATGGTACTTTACATGGCTGGATATGATAAAGTAGATGGAATACTTATGGATATAGGTGTATCATCCACTCAATTAGATGACCCAGAGAGAGGATTTTCATATAGATATGACACAAGACTTGATATGAGAATGAATAGAAGTAATCCTTTATCAGCTTATGAGGTAGTTAATGAATATCCAGAAGAAAAATTAGCAAAAATAATTTTTGAGTATGGAGAAGAGAGAAATGCTAGAAAAATAGCAAGATTTATCTGTGAATCTAGAATAGGAAAAAAGATAGAAACAACAGGAGAATTAGTAACAATAATAAAAAGAGCTTATCTTGAAAGAGCTCAAAAACATCCAGCTAAAAAAACTTTTCAAGCTATAAGAATAGAGGTAAATAGAGAATTAGAAGTTTTAGAAAAAGCAATAGATAAAGCTGTAGATTCATTAAAAATAGGAGGAAGACTAGGAATAATAACTTTTCATTCACTTGAAGATAGATTAGTTAAAAAAAAATTCAAAGACCTAGCTACCTCCTGTAAATGTCCTCCGGGACTTCCTATATGTGTATGTGGTTGGAAAGCTAAAATAAAATTGATCACAAAAAAACCAATAGTACCTGCTGGAAAGGAGATAGAATTTAATAATAGAGCTCATTCATCAAAACTTAGAGTGGTTGAAAGGATAGGATAA
- the rlmD gene encoding 23S rRNA (uracil(1939)-C(5))-methyltransferase RlmD: MLKKGKIIEIKIEKIVNGGEGLGYYNDFAIFVPMSVPGDTLKIKIISVKKTYARGLIEEIISAGEERVEDITKISFEDFQGCDFGMLKYEAQLKYKKAMVEDVMKKIGKLDILVKDVIGSEDPYHYRNKIIEPFSKYKGEIITGFFKRKSHDVFQVEENILNSRLGNEIIRELKKILNREKVPVYDEKEHSGILRHIMVRTNSKGEAMVVLIINATKVEKRYKDILMELKNKITSIKSIYVSLNNKRTNFALGEKNIFIWGEKNLKEEISGINFNISPRSFFQINLTQTKKLYKIAIDYFFNIENKYIVDAYSGTGTIAMILSKKAKKVYAIELVEAATLDGIKTAQENRIKNIEFINGSVENKIMELLNSKKRIDSVIFDPPRKGVEEKSLIKIAKNGIKEIVYISCNPSTFARDAEILSRLGYKIDEVQPVDMFPGTSHIEVVGRFYK, from the coding sequence ATGTTAAAAAAAGGAAAAATAATAGAAATAAAGATAGAAAAAATAGTTAATGGTGGAGAAGGTTTGGGATATTATAATGATTTTGCTATCTTTGTCCCTATGTCTGTTCCTGGAGATACTTTAAAAATAAAAATTATATCTGTAAAGAAAACTTATGCTAGAGGACTTATAGAGGAGATAATCTCTGCTGGAGAAGAGAGAGTAGAGGATATTACTAAAATTTCCTTTGAAGATTTTCAAGGTTGTGACTTTGGAATGTTAAAGTATGAAGCTCAACTAAAGTATAAAAAAGCTATGGTTGAAGATGTAATGAAAAAAATAGGGAAATTAGATATTCTAGTTAAAGATGTAATAGGAAGTGAAGATCCATATCATTATCGTAATAAGATAATAGAACCTTTTTCAAAATATAAAGGAGAAATAATCACAGGATTTTTTAAAAGAAAATCTCATGATGTGTTCCAAGTGGAAGAAAATATTTTAAACTCAAGATTAGGAAATGAAATTATAAGAGAGTTAAAGAAAATCCTTAACAGAGAGAAAGTTCCTGTATATGATGAGAAAGAACATAGTGGGATACTTAGACATATAATGGTAAGAACAAATTCCAAAGGAGAAGCGATGGTAGTTCTTATTATTAATGCAACTAAAGTAGAAAAAAGATATAAGGATATTTTAATGGAGCTAAAAAATAAAATAACTTCAATAAAATCTATATATGTTTCATTAAATAATAAAAGAACTAATTTTGCTCTAGGAGAGAAAAACATCTTTATTTGGGGAGAAAAAAATCTAAAAGAGGAAATAAGTGGAATTAACTTTAATATATCCCCTAGATCTTTTTTTCAAATAAATTTAACACAGACAAAAAAATTATATAAAATAGCCATAGATTATTTTTTTAATATAGAAAATAAATATATAGTAGATGCTTACTCTGGAACAGGTACTATTGCTATGATTCTTTCTAAAAAAGCAAAAAAGGTATATGCAATAGAGTTAGTAGAAGCTGCTACATTAGATGGAATAAAAACAGCCCAAGAGAACAGAATAAAAAATATAGAGTTTATAAATGGAAGTGTAGAAAATAAAATTATGGAACTTCTAAATTCTAAAAAAAGAATAGATTCTGTGATATTTGATCCACCTAGAAAAGGAGTCGAAGAAAAAAGTTTGATAAAAATAGCAAAAAATGGTATAAAAGAAATAGTATATATATCGTGTAACCCATCTACTTTTGCAAGAGATGCTGAGATTCTAAGTAGATTAGGATATAAAATAGATGAAGTTCAGCCTGTAGACATGTTTCCAGGAACTTCTCATATTGAGGTAGTTGGAAGATTTTACAAATAG
- the plsY gene encoding glycerol-3-phosphate 1-O-acyltransferase PlsY codes for MKLVIFIVIGYIFGALPNGVWIGKYCKGIDIREHGSKNSGATNAYRVLGVKYGIIVLIADAIKGFLPPFIASKFGITGNFLLIIGMIAIIGHTFSFFLNFNGGKGVATSLGVFLFLIPQVTFTLIIIFIAVVTITKYISLGSIISAIMLPLLTYFYPTQNNLNKLPLVLMTIIIGLFVVYKHKSNIKRLLKGTENKFKLK; via the coding sequence ATGAAACTAGTAATTTTTATTGTAATAGGATATATATTTGGTGCACTACCTAACGGAGTATGGATAGGAAAATATTGTAAAGGTATTGATATAAGAGAACATGGTAGTAAAAATTCTGGAGCTACAAATGCCTATAGAGTTTTAGGAGTTAAATATGGTATAATAGTTCTCATAGCTGATGCTATAAAAGGATTTTTACCTCCTTTTATAGCCAGTAAATTTGGAATAACAGGAAATTTTCTTCTAATTATAGGTATGATAGCTATAATAGGACATACATTCTCATTTTTTTTAAATTTTAATGGTGGTAAAGGTGTAGCAACAAGTTTAGGAGTATTTTTATTTTTAATTCCTCAAGTAACTTTTACACTCATAATTATATTTATAGCTGTTGTGACAATAACTAAATATATATCTTTAGGATCAATTATATCAGCTATTATGTTACCATTACTCACATATTTTTATCCTACACAAAATAATTTAAATAAGCTACCTTTAGTATTAATGACGATTATTATAGGATTATTTGTTGTATACAAGCATAAAAGTAATATTAAAAGACTTCTAAAAGGAACAGAAAACAAATTTAAGCTAAAATAG
- a CDS encoding NAD(P)H-dependent glycerol-3-phosphate dehydrogenase: MKKVVIIGSGSWGTALGLVLAGKGYDVTLWEYNKQQAENIQNSRENTRYLPGVKLPNNLNITSESKDLLKDVRYVIFSVPSQVLRTVIRQFSPQITEEMILVNTAKGIEVSTGMRLSEVIKDEIIGKYHKNIVILSGPTHAEEVSIGLPTTIVAAGKKDKAAEIQELFNTKDFRVYLNEDIIGVEIGAAVKNCLAIGAGIADGIGFGDNTKAALITRGIAEMTRFGKALGADERTFSGLSGIGDLIVTCASKHSRNRYVGECLGRGQTIHEILKSMTMVAEGVPTVKAVYEQAQSLNISMPIVEATYNIIYNNADAREMVEELMKRELKEEFY, translated from the coding sequence ATGAAAAAAGTTGTAATAATAGGATCAGGAAGCTGGGGAACTGCTTTAGGACTTGTCCTTGCTGGAAAAGGATATGATGTGACACTTTGGGAATATAATAAACAACAAGCTGAAAATATTCAAAATTCAAGGGAAAACACGAGATATCTTCCTGGTGTCAAACTACCCAATAACTTAAATATAACTTCTGAAAGTAAGGATCTACTAAAGGATGTTAGATATGTAATTTTTTCAGTTCCATCTCAAGTATTAAGAACTGTAATAAGACAATTTTCTCCTCAAATTACCGAAGAGATGATATTAGTCAATACAGCTAAAGGAATAGAAGTATCTACTGGTATGAGATTATCAGAAGTAATAAAAGATGAGATAATAGGAAAGTATCACAAAAATATAGTGATACTATCTGGACCAACACACGCTGAAGAAGTATCTATTGGCCTTCCTACTACAATAGTAGCAGCTGGCAAAAAAGATAAAGCAGCCGAAATACAGGAATTATTCAACACAAAAGATTTTAGAGTATATTTAAATGAAGATATAATAGGTGTTGAGATTGGAGCAGCTGTTAAAAATTGTCTCGCAATAGGTGCTGGAATTGCAGATGGTATAGGTTTTGGAGACAATACAAAAGCTGCTTTAATAACTAGGGGCATAGCTGAAATGACAAGATTTGGAAAAGCATTAGGAGCTGATGAGAGAACTTTTTCTGGACTTAGTGGGATAGGAGATCTAATAGTGACTTGTGCTAGTAAGCATAGTAGAAATAGGTATGTCGGAGAGTGCCTAGGAAGAGGACAAACTATTCATGAGATTTTAAAAAGTATGACAATGGTAGCTGAAGGAGTTCCAACTGTAAAAGCTGTATATGAACAAGCTCAAAGTTTGAATATATCTATGCCAATAGTAGAAGCTACATATAATATTATTTATAATAATGCAGATGCTCGTGAAATGGTAGAGGAGCTCATGAAAAGAGAACTGAAAGAAGAATTTTATTAA